Proteins encoded by one window of Candidatus Nitrosocosmicus hydrocola:
- the uvrA gene encoding excinuclease ABC subunit UvrA encodes MDSKIIIKGARQHNLKNINLEIPKNQLVVITGLSGSGKSTLAFDTIFAEGQRRYVESLSAYARQFLQIMDKPDVDSIEGLSPAIAIQQKTTNKNPRSTVGTITEIYDYLRLLYSKIGVPYCPNCDREISYQSLDAIVGSILNTVKTKDKGIMYILSPIVKERKGTHEKTLQDLKEDGYSRIRIDKEIIDVSEREQLDIIPSKEKHLRHSIEIVMDRIVTENATIEKDRISESVQAAIEKSEGMVSVLFEEDEILFSQKNSCPVCNISIGEMEPRSFSFNSPFGACVNCHGLGVETEFDPGLIIPDKTLSILEGAIKPWSAGQFSSFRTSMLKDVGKRFGFNLNTPINKLTKNQLDVILYGTDLRIRYNYTSKSSDSSWEYSGKFEGVISNLQRIFNETESESKREEIRRFMVEKPCESCKGQRLKKEILAVKINGFSIIDVCNLSVDKIIDFFLNLTLDVSSSIISKQVLKEINNRLKFLSNVGLDYLSLNRNAGTLSGGESQRIRLATQIGTNLTGVLYVLDEPTIGLHQRDNNLLINTLFKLRDIGNTVIVVEHDEEIIKNADWLIDIGPKAGVHGGQVIAEGELEKVLLNPNSVTAAYLNGEKTVNENYERKPIGKRFLKIIEASENNLKNISPSFPLGVITAVTGVSGSGKSTLVNDILFNYLSNHFYKSKYKVGLNEGINGVEFIDKVIGIDQAPIGRTPRSNAITYVNAFTYIRDLFSKTQLAKERGYKMGRFSFNLPGGRCDMCDGAGVRKIEMQFLPDVYITCDQCKGNRYNNDTLEVRYKGKNISDILNMTVEEALEFFKNNNPIKNKLKLLEDVGLGYLHLGQSATTLSGGEAQRIKLATELSKKDSGNTVYILDEPTTGLHFADVKKLLKILTRLRDLGNTIVIIEHNLDIISSADWIIDLGPAGGNRGGHIIASGTPEEVSNNSKSYTGEFLKDKLGSLTKNPLVLKNN; translated from the coding sequence ATGGACTCTAAAATCATAATAAAAGGGGCTAGACAACATAATCTGAAAAATATAAATCTTGAAATACCTAAAAATCAATTGGTAGTTATTACAGGTTTGTCTGGTTCAGGCAAATCCACATTAGCTTTTGATACTATATTTGCAGAAGGTCAGAGAAGGTATGTTGAATCTCTCTCGGCTTATGCACGTCAATTTCTTCAAATAATGGACAAGCCAGATGTTGATTCTATAGAAGGATTATCTCCAGCCATTGCTATTCAACAGAAAACAACAAATAAGAATCCTCGCTCTACTGTAGGGACAATTACAGAAATTTATGATTATCTAAGGCTCCTATATTCAAAAATTGGTGTACCATATTGTCCAAATTGTGATAGGGAGATTTCTTATCAATCTCTGGATGCAATAGTAGGATCGATTCTAAACACAGTAAAAACCAAGGATAAAGGAATTATGTACATATTATCCCCAATTGTCAAAGAAAGAAAAGGAACTCACGAAAAAACATTGCAAGATCTAAAGGAAGATGGTTACTCCAGGATTAGAATAGATAAAGAAATTATAGATGTTAGTGAACGTGAACAACTTGACATCATACCTTCAAAGGAAAAACATCTAAGACATTCCATAGAAATTGTAATGGATAGAATAGTAACAGAAAATGCGACAATAGAAAAAGATAGAATTTCTGAATCCGTTCAAGCTGCAATTGAGAAGAGCGAAGGGATGGTGTCGGTACTTTTTGAAGAGGACGAAATTCTTTTTTCCCAGAAGAATTCGTGTCCCGTTTGTAACATAAGTATCGGCGAGATGGAACCAAGGTCATTTTCATTTAATTCTCCCTTTGGAGCATGTGTCAATTGTCATGGCTTAGGAGTTGAAACAGAATTTGACCCGGGATTGATAATACCAGATAAAACGCTAAGCATATTAGAAGGAGCAATAAAACCATGGTCAGCTGGACAATTTTCAAGTTTTAGAACCTCTATGCTTAAGGACGTAGGCAAGAGATTTGGGTTTAATCTAAATACACCAATCAATAAACTGACCAAAAACCAGCTAGATGTAATTTTGTATGGTACCGATTTGAGAATAAGATATAACTACACTTCAAAATCAAGTGATAGTTCTTGGGAATATTCGGGTAAATTTGAAGGAGTAATATCGAATCTACAAAGAATTTTTAATGAAACTGAATCAGAATCGAAACGTGAAGAAATCAGAAGGTTTATGGTAGAAAAGCCTTGCGAGAGTTGTAAAGGTCAAAGGTTAAAGAAGGAAATATTAGCAGTCAAAATCAATGGGTTTTCTATAATAGATGTTTGTAACCTTTCTGTTGATAAAATCATTGATTTTTTCTTGAATTTAACTTTGGATGTATCCTCCTCAATCATTTCAAAACAGGTATTAAAGGAAATCAATAATCGATTGAAATTCTTGTCAAATGTAGGCTTGGATTATTTAAGCCTTAATAGAAATGCAGGAACGTTGTCGGGAGGGGAATCACAAAGGATTCGACTTGCAACCCAGATCGGAACTAATCTCACCGGAGTTCTTTATGTGCTAGACGAACCAACAATTGGACTGCATCAAAGAGATAATAATCTATTGATAAACACACTCTTTAAGCTCAGAGATATTGGTAATACCGTTATTGTTGTAGAACATGATGAAGAGATTATTAAGAATGCTGATTGGCTAATAGACATCGGTCCAAAGGCTGGAGTACATGGAGGGCAGGTGATAGCAGAAGGTGAATTAGAAAAGGTTTTGCTTAATCCAAACTCTGTCACAGCTGCATACCTTAATGGAGAAAAAACTGTGAATGAAAATTATGAGAGGAAACCCATAGGTAAAAGATTTCTCAAAATTATAGAAGCTAGTGAAAATAATCTCAAAAATATTAGTCCATCATTTCCCTTGGGTGTTATCACTGCAGTTACAGGTGTTTCTGGTTCGGGTAAATCAACTTTGGTAAACGATATATTATTCAATTACTTGAGTAATCATTTCTATAAATCAAAATACAAGGTTGGATTAAATGAAGGAATTAACGGAGTTGAATTCATAGACAAAGTTATAGGAATTGATCAAGCACCAATTGGCAGGACTCCAAGATCAAATGCTATTACTTACGTTAACGCATTTACCTATATTAGAGATTTATTTTCAAAAACTCAGTTAGCAAAAGAAAGAGGATATAAAATGGGAAGATTTTCGTTTAACTTACCTGGCGGAAGATGTGATATGTGCGATGGTGCAGGAGTCAGAAAAATTGAAATGCAATTCCTACCCGATGTGTATATTACCTGTGATCAATGCAAAGGAAATCGTTACAACAATGATACTTTGGAGGTAAGGTATAAGGGGAAAAATATTTCAGATATCTTAAACATGACTGTAGAAGAGGCATTGGAGTTTTTCAAAAATAACAATCCCATTAAGAATAAATTGAAATTATTAGAAGACGTAGGTTTGGGATATTTACATTTGGGTCAATCAGCCACCACATTGTCGGGTGGTGAGGCTCAGAGGATCAAACTAGCTACCGAGTTATCCAAAAAAGATTCCGGAAATACTGTTTATATCCTTGATGAACCGACTACAGGGCTCCACTTTGCAGATGTTAAAAAGCTATTAAAAATCCTTACAAGATTGAGGGATCTAGGCAACACCATTGTCATAATTGAACATAATCTTGATATAATATCCTCTGCGGATTGGATCATTGATCTTGGCCCCGCAGGCGGTAACAGGGGAGGTCATATAATCGCTAGTGGCACCCCAGAAGAGGTTTCGAACAATTCAAAAAGTTATACAGGGGAATTTCTAAAAGATAAGTTAGGTTCCCTCACCAAGAACCCACTAGTATTGAAAAATAACTAG
- the uvrC gene encoding excinuclease ABC subunit UvrC: protein MITEVLDYEKYPYPNDPGVYIMKDNKQSVIYIGKAKNLNKRIKSYFTPMQTNPLERASWKTNLLVSRIQSIDYIITDNEIEAFLLESNLIKQYRPIFNIELKDQQRYTYLKITDEKFPRLNVARRNRNGEFTGTKGEIIGPFVKGSSRYLSIGLLRKMFKVRICNTLPKRECLEYHIGNCDAPCINKISEDKYKENINSLKNILKDNDSLSSFYNKLENEMKIASENHDYEKAINIRDTLYRLKNILQYQKMESNYLQGSLEEYIGIIEDEYEEAAHVMTLMSKNGVINDMKKYQFDLLGDNSIENFICQYYLTSSIIPSFIYINKEIQEKEKLEKILLDLTKTNIKIIAFGNEKGTNKHHSEYLSQNKWDIMQLILNNLKTYISKRHEPALDELMQILNLGKLPYIIDCFDISNFGNDFAVGASCRFVNGTPDKSGYRKFRIINVDHQDDFMMIEEIVKRRYELKTNSDKGFTELKKARLPDLIVIDGGKGHLNVALRTLKRIGLEQIECISLAKENEEVYTKFSPKPVMISKNQKSLRILQHIRDESHRFGLAYNRKLRKERLKD, encoded by the coding sequence ATGATCACCGAAGTTTTAGATTATGAAAAGTATCCCTATCCTAATGATCCTGGAGTCTACATAATGAAGGATAATAAACAGAGTGTCATATACATAGGTAAGGCAAAAAACCTGAACAAAAGAATTAAAAGTTATTTTACCCCTATGCAGACCAATCCTTTAGAAAGAGCCAGTTGGAAAACAAATTTATTGGTTTCCCGGATCCAAAGTATAGACTATATCATAACTGACAACGAGATCGAAGCATTTTTGCTTGAATCTAACCTTATAAAACAATACCGACCAATATTTAATATTGAGCTTAAAGATCAGCAAAGATATACATACTTAAAAATTACTGATGAAAAATTCCCCAGGTTAAATGTGGCCAGAAGAAACCGTAATGGAGAATTTACAGGAACCAAAGGTGAGATCATAGGACCCTTTGTGAAAGGTAGTTCCAGATATTTGTCAATAGGGTTATTAAGAAAAATGTTTAAGGTCAGAATCTGCAATACTTTACCAAAAAGGGAATGTTTAGAATATCACATTGGAAATTGCGACGCACCTTGTATTAACAAGATAAGCGAGGACAAGTACAAAGAAAATATCAACTCTTTAAAAAATATTCTGAAGGATAACGATAGTCTAAGTAGTTTTTATAACAAATTAGAAAATGAAATGAAAATAGCATCTGAAAACCATGATTACGAAAAGGCTATTAATATAAGAGATACACTTTATAGATTAAAAAACATACTTCAGTATCAAAAAATGGAATCCAATTATCTTCAAGGCTCATTAGAAGAGTATATTGGGATAATTGAGGACGAATATGAAGAAGCCGCACATGTTATGACTTTAATGAGCAAAAACGGAGTAATTAACGATATGAAAAAATACCAATTTGACCTTTTGGGTGATAATTCAATTGAAAATTTCATATGTCAATATTACCTTACTAGTTCCATAATTCCAAGTTTCATCTATATCAATAAAGAAATTCAGGAAAAGGAAAAATTGGAAAAGATATTGTTAGACTTAACAAAGACAAATATAAAAATAATAGCATTTGGAAACGAGAAGGGAACAAATAAACACCACTCAGAATACTTGTCCCAAAACAAATGGGATATAATGCAATTAATATTGAACAACTTAAAAACCTATATTTCCAAAAGACATGAGCCTGCACTAGACGAATTAATGCAAATATTAAATCTTGGTAAACTACCTTACATAATAGATTGCTTTGATATTTCTAATTTTGGTAATGATTTCGCTGTCGGGGCCTCTTGTCGATTTGTTAATGGTACTCCCGATAAGAGCGGATACAGAAAATTTAGAATAATAAATGTTGATCATCAAGATGATTTCATGATGATTGAAGAGATAGTCAAAAGAAGATATGAATTAAAAACAAATTCTGATAAAGGCTTTACTGAATTAAAGAAAGCAAGACTTCCAGATTTGATTGTTATTGATGGAGGAAAGGGTCATCTAAATGTAGCTTTGAGAACTCTCAAGAGAATAGGCCTTGAGCAAATTGAATGCATTTCTCTTGCCAAAGAAAATGAAGAGGTATATACTAAATTTTCTCCTAAACCAGTGATGATTTCAAAAAATCAAAAATCACTAAGAATCCTGCAACATATCAGAGATGAATCCCACAGATTTGGTTTAGCATATAATCGAAAGCTACGTAAAGAGAGGCTGAAGGATTAA
- a CDS encoding cobyrinate a,c-diamide synthase, giving the protein MLRIPGIVIAGTNSGVGKTTISMAIMHGLERRGYKIQPFKIGPDYIDPSYHNIITRRKSRNLDVWLMGKQGLIESYSENSTNADLAVLEGVMGLYDGISGKNNFASTAHVSEVLDLPIILVVDAKKAARSVAAIAFGFIKFSKKIKIRGIILNNLASERHLKYVTDAFDSNIKLPIIGNIFNNKKITYNERHLGLVPGIELNSEDEKSIIMNTRLISESIDYDKLIQIIKLQNKIKSNMPKTNKSFGKGFDGLKSQGKQHIPSTKILVALDKSFNFYYQDNLDILSKKVQIEFFSPIDDSNIPADCAGIVLGGGFPEVIADKLEKNSGMRINLKKLAEDGIPIYAECGGLMYLTKSISGYENTKRKYRMVGLFDADTLMTGKLTLGYTEGSLVGNQSFLQNIRKIKGHEFHYSKVTPHGKDFKMMYKLKRGKGIIDGMDGLNEQNCVASYMHTHFIGSNISKGFIYSCLKYIK; this is encoded by the coding sequence ATGTTGAGAATTCCAGGAATTGTAATTGCAGGGACTAATAGCGGGGTCGGAAAGACAACCATTTCAATGGCAATCATGCATGGTTTGGAAAGAAGAGGATATAAAATTCAACCCTTTAAAATTGGACCAGATTACATTGATCCTTCCTATCATAACATTATTACGAGACGAAAATCGAGGAATCTTGACGTCTGGCTTATGGGTAAACAAGGTTTGATTGAATCATATAGTGAAAATTCAACTAACGCAGACTTGGCGGTATTAGAGGGAGTTATGGGTCTGTATGACGGAATTAGTGGGAAAAATAATTTTGCTAGTACTGCACATGTTTCAGAAGTATTAGACCTTCCAATAATACTAGTTGTAGATGCAAAAAAGGCAGCTAGATCAGTTGCCGCGATAGCATTTGGTTTCATAAAATTTAGCAAAAAAATTAAGATTCGGGGGATCATTTTAAATAATTTAGCTAGCGAAAGACATCTGAAATATGTTACAGATGCGTTTGATTCTAATATTAAATTACCTATTATAGGTAATATATTTAACAACAAGAAAATAACATATAACGAAAGACATCTAGGACTAGTCCCTGGTATAGAACTAAATTCAGAGGATGAGAAATCAATAATTATGAATACCAGATTAATTTCTGAGAGCATAGACTACGATAAATTAATACAAATTATCAAATTGCAAAACAAGATTAAGTCAAATATGCCAAAGACAAATAAATCCTTTGGAAAAGGATTTGATGGACTCAAATCACAAGGTAAACAGCACATTCCGTCTACAAAAATTCTAGTGGCATTGGATAAATCATTTAATTTTTATTATCAAGACAATTTGGACATTCTTTCTAAAAAAGTGCAAATAGAGTTTTTTAGTCCAATTGACGATTCTAATATACCTGCTGATTGTGCAGGTATTGTTTTAGGAGGCGGTTTTCCCGAAGTGATTGCAGATAAACTTGAGAAAAACTCTGGAATGAGGATTAACCTAAAGAAATTAGCTGAAGATGGGATACCCATTTACGCTGAATGTGGAGGATTAATGTATTTGACTAAATCTATTTCTGGATATGAGAACACTAAGAGAAAATACAGGATGGTAGGATTATTTGACGCAGATACCTTGATGACTGGCAAATTGACTTTGGGATACACTGAAGGCTCTTTGGTTGGTAATCAATCTTTTTTACAGAACATAAGAAAAATTAAGGGTCATGAATTTCACTATTCAAAGGTAACCCCACATGGTAAAGATTTTAAGATGATGTATAAGCTCAAAAGAGGAAAAGGCATAATCGATGGAATGGACGGGTTAAATGAACAAAATTGTGTTGCTTCATATATGCATACTCATTTTATAGGTTCAAATATTTCTAAAGGGTTTATCTATAGTTGTTTAAAGTATATTAAATAA
- a CDS encoding precorrin-8X methylmutase, translating into MGSFNDKSEDYKIGSPTTRDMSKRAFGIEKQSFDIIESEIGSHDYTENQWTVVRRVIHATADFDFARSDRIIFSKNAIESAYIAFSRNSHIVTDVEMVLHGINKKSMSDIGLRGICVINDPKLKEISKISNKTRSELAMRECAKKIDKGIVIIGNAPTALYEVISMIEEKEISPLLVIGIPVGFVSAVESKRDLSKVEVPYITNTGRKGGSSAASSIINSLMLMYMSKNK; encoded by the coding sequence GTGGGCTCTTTTAACGACAAGTCAGAAGATTATAAGATAGGTAGTCCGACTACTCGCGACATGTCTAAACGTGCTTTTGGCATTGAAAAACAAAGTTTTGATATAATTGAATCAGAGATAGGTAGTCATGATTATACGGAGAACCAATGGACTGTAGTGAGAAGAGTGATTCATGCTACTGCAGATTTTGATTTTGCACGGTCTGATCGAATAATTTTTTCTAAAAATGCTATAGAATCCGCATATATAGCATTTTCTAGAAATTCTCATATCGTTACTGATGTAGAGATGGTATTACATGGGATAAACAAAAAATCTATGTCTGATATTGGCCTAAGGGGCATTTGCGTGATTAATGATCCGAAGCTTAAAGAGATTTCAAAAATTTCAAATAAAACAAGATCAGAACTAGCAATGAGGGAATGCGCAAAAAAGATAGATAAAGGCATAGTAATTATTGGAAATGCACCAACAGCGCTATACGAGGTTATTTCCATGATTGAGGAAAAAGAAATATCCCCTCTACTTGTAATTGGGATTCCAGTTGGGTTTGTTTCTGCAGTAGAGTCAAAGAGAGATCTTTCAAAAGTAGAGGTCCCTTATATTACAAACACTGGAAGAAAGGGAGGCAGCTCAGCGGCATCATCGATTATTAATTCATTAATGCTAATGTATATGTCCAAAAATAAATAG
- a CDS encoding sirohydrochlorin chelatase: MKKALLIIDRGSKMKEVKDELQETCNMIKNKTEYDYVDYCFLEVVPPFIDEGINRCIVRGADSITIVPYFLYPGMKLKDAVKRSASIIHSQKRKMVITKPLSYQPIISEIVLDHVQRLIKQKGVNIDENLCLLLIGHGSSDKRAREAFLFTVQSLKSVYNNVQFCFLELEPPNIEEGFKQCIDSKPDKIIVIPYFLHKGIHIQKDILVDLEKAQNKFGFRDLSITSHIGVDTSAINLVISLAREAETNSGLF; encoded by the coding sequence ATGAAAAAGGCATTGCTTATCATAGACCGAGGGAGCAAGATGAAAGAAGTCAAAGATGAGCTTCAAGAAACATGCAACATGATTAAGAATAAAACGGAATATGACTATGTTGATTATTGCTTTCTTGAGGTAGTTCCACCATTTATAGATGAAGGAATTAATAGATGCATAGTACGTGGGGCCGATTCTATTACTATTGTTCCATATTTTCTATATCCTGGAATGAAACTTAAGGATGCGGTCAAAAGATCAGCCTCAATAATCCATTCTCAAAAAAGAAAAATGGTCATAACCAAACCTTTGTCTTATCAACCCATAATTTCTGAAATAGTACTTGATCATGTTCAAAGGTTAATTAAACAAAAAGGAGTAAATATTGATGAAAATCTCTGTTTGTTGCTAATAGGGCATGGGAGCAGCGATAAAAGAGCTAGGGAAGCTTTTCTGTTTACAGTACAGAGCTTAAAATCAGTTTACAATAATGTACAATTCTGTTTTCTAGAATTGGAACCTCCAAATATAGAAGAGGGTTTTAAACAATGTATTGATTCGAAGCCAGACAAGATAATTGTGATCCCATATTTTCTACATAAGGGTATACATATTCAAAAGGACATTTTGGTAGATTTAGAGAAGGCACAAAACAAATTTGGCTTTAGAGATCTCTCCATTACCTCACATATAGGAGTCGATACATCAGCAATCAATTTGGTAATATCATTAGCAAGGGAAGCTGAGACAAACAGTGGGCTCTTTTAA
- a CDS encoding cobalt-precorrin 5A hydrolase — MDNINTNYKTAIMAITKKGISIAKQIQNQLDNSDIYVPEKFSNSGSKIMYFPEPVSQKLGSLFSNYSSIICIFSLGAVIRLISPYLRDKKSDPAIVVIDDTAKFVISALSGHLGGANELTLRISGFLNSIPVITTAADVNNTIAIDLLGKKFGWIIEDMGNVTKVSAMMVNEEKIGVFQDSGERDWWDMDKLPKNVTLVSDVNDLLQDDIKGAIVISDKIITNKIVLNKSVLYRPKSLVVGVGLHWNTTEETIQAGITKVLKESNLSFNSIKSITSLEKGKRIRGLDEYCQRYDFPLILFAKDKLDKINVPNPSEIVGRFEGTSSVSEASSITGSNGSLIVPKYKFPPDLTVAISRVRLE, encoded by the coding sequence ATGGATAATATCAATACTAATTATAAAACAGCTATAATGGCAATAACGAAGAAGGGTATTTCAATTGCCAAACAAATTCAGAACCAACTGGACAATTCAGATATTTATGTTCCTGAAAAATTTAGCAACTCAGGTTCTAAAATTATGTATTTTCCTGAACCTGTTTCCCAGAAATTAGGCTCATTGTTTAGCAACTATTCATCGATTATATGCATATTTTCGCTAGGAGCCGTTATCCGCTTGATTTCACCTTACTTGAGAGATAAGAAATCTGATCCTGCTATAGTCGTTATTGACGACACTGCAAAATTTGTTATTAGTGCTTTGTCTGGGCATTTAGGCGGAGCAAATGAATTAACTTTGAGAATATCTGGCTTTCTTAACTCAATTCCAGTGATCACTACTGCAGCAGATGTAAACAATACTATCGCAATTGATTTGCTCGGAAAAAAATTTGGATGGATAATCGAAGATATGGGAAATGTTACAAAAGTTAGTGCAATGATGGTAAATGAAGAAAAGATAGGTGTATTTCAAGATTCTGGGGAAAGGGACTGGTGGGATATGGATAAATTACCAAAAAATGTAACGTTAGTCTCAGATGTAAATGATCTCCTACAAGACGATATTAAGGGGGCTATTGTAATAAGTGATAAGATTATTACCAATAAAATAGTACTAAATAAATCAGTACTATATAGACCAAAATCACTGGTTGTGGGCGTTGGACTTCACTGGAATACTACTGAGGAAACAATTCAAGCAGGTATAACAAAGGTATTGAAAGAATCTAACCTTAGCTTTAATAGCATAAAGTCCATTACTTCACTGGAGAAGGGAAAACGTATAAGGGGATTAGATGAATATTGTCAGAGATACGATTTCCCATTGATTCTATTTGCTAAAGATAAACTGGACAAAATAAATGTTCCAAATCCTTCAGAGATAGTGGGACGGTTTGAAGGAACCTCAAGTGTTTCGGAGGCTTCGTCTATTACAGGGTCTAATGGATCTCTCATAGTACCCAAGTACAAGTTTCCACCAGATTTGACTGTTGCAATTAGTAGGGTGCGTTTGGAATGA
- a CDS encoding cobalt-precorrin-5B (C(1))-methyltransferase: MLLIDSDDSHVNDLSIAEGEQDLPKEVKEKKKKGQLRTGLTTGTSATAATKAALQTLLTKKVVGEIQVTLPKGKTVMLPIAWTKIEDSGVTCSVIKDGGDDPDVTHGAEICSTVAFTPETGIVKIHGGIGVGTVTKPGLGLPIGGPAINPVPLKMIKDSVNEVFDKSTQSLKSFGVAITITVPKGSELALKTDNPRLGILGGISILGTTGIVLPYSTASFAAAIRQGLDVGIAQKADTFILTTGGRSEDFMKLLFEEKYPEHCYVQMGDFAGFSVKQCHDKGVKKIFIGGFIGKLTKIAMGVKQTHVRGSHVSMDFMARLAKEAGASEKLVDLIVNANTARHVSEIIDSSSISGFYDLLCREAVKQLENYSGKDLLIEVILFDFEGNVVGRFPNNVQI; this comes from the coding sequence GTGCTATTGATCGATTCTGATGACTCTCATGTTAATGATTTAAGTATAGCTGAAGGAGAACAAGATCTTCCTAAGGAAGTTAAGGAAAAAAAGAAAAAGGGTCAATTACGCACTGGACTAACAACAGGTACCTCCGCAACGGCTGCTACAAAGGCTGCATTACAAACACTGCTAACGAAGAAAGTTGTTGGTGAAATTCAAGTAACTCTCCCCAAGGGAAAGACAGTAATGCTGCCAATTGCATGGACAAAAATAGAGGATTCAGGAGTTACCTGTTCTGTTATCAAAGATGGAGGAGATGATCCAGATGTAACCCATGGAGCCGAAATTTGTTCTACCGTGGCGTTTACACCAGAAACCGGAATTGTGAAAATACATGGCGGCATAGGTGTGGGAACAGTGACTAAACCAGGTTTGGGATTGCCGATTGGTGGTCCTGCTATAAATCCTGTGCCTTTGAAAATGATAAAGGATTCTGTAAATGAAGTCTTTGACAAAAGTACACAATCGCTAAAATCGTTTGGAGTCGCGATAACGATTACTGTACCTAAAGGATCCGAACTGGCACTTAAGACCGACAATCCTAGGCTGGGAATTCTAGGAGGCATTTCCATCCTGGGAACCACTGGAATAGTATTGCCTTATTCTACTGCATCTTTCGCAGCAGCAATTAGACAGGGTTTGGACGTAGGAATTGCTCAAAAAGCAGATACTTTCATTCTTACTACCGGGGGAAGGAGTGAGGATTTCATGAAACTGTTATTTGAAGAAAAATATCCTGAACATTGCTATGTTCAAATGGGTGATTTTGCTGGCTTTAGTGTAAAACAATGCCATGATAAAGGAGTCAAAAAGATCTTTATTGGGGGGTTTATCGGGAAACTTACAAAAATCGCGATGGGGGTGAAACAAACACATGTAAGAGGTTCGCATGTCAGCATGGATTTTATGGCGAGGCTAGCCAAAGAAGCAGGAGCTTCTGAAAAACTTGTTGATTTGATAGTAAACGCAAATACTGCCAGACATGTTTCTGAAATAATAGATTCAAGTTCCATTTCAGGTTTTTACGACTTGCTTTGCAGGGAGGCAGTGAAACAATTAGAAAATTATTCTGGTAAAGATCTATTGATTGAAGTAATTTTGTTTGACTTTGAGGGAAATGTTGTAGGCAGATTTCCAAATAATGTTCAAATCTAA
- the metK gene encoding methionine adenosyltransferase has protein sequence MQPRKFIFTSESVTEGHPDKICDRISDSILDEFLRNDPDARVAVEAMTTTGVVIVAGEVTSRNKLDIQEIVRNEINDIGYNKPEYGFDGNTCSVLVSLHEQSPDISIGVTSSQEREQGAGDQGLMFGFAINETPELMPLPITLAHNLSLRLSEVRKKKELDWVRPDGKSQVSVIYEDNRPKSIDAVVLSTQHSPDISQDQLTEEIVKFVINPVCGDWITPETKVFVNPTGRFVIGGPPGDTGLTGRKIIADTYGGMGRHGGGAFSGKDPTKVDRSACYMARYISKNIVASGLATKCEVQIAYAIGVAKPVSIMVDTFKTSKVDEEKIEAKVKEVFDTSPAGIVKTLDLKRPIYKKTSAYGHFGRRDPDFNWEQTDKAEVLKSLD, from the coding sequence ATGCAACCAAGAAAGTTTATTTTCACTTCCGAGAGCGTGACAGAGGGTCACCCTGACAAGATTTGTGATAGGATATCTGATTCCATTCTTGATGAATTTCTAAGAAACGATCCAGATGCAAGAGTGGCGGTAGAAGCTATGACCACTACCGGCGTAGTAATAGTGGCGGGAGAGGTTACTTCAAGAAATAAATTGGATATACAGGAAATTGTAAGAAACGAAATAAACGATATTGGTTATAATAAACCTGAGTATGGTTTTGATGGAAACACTTGTTCGGTTTTGGTTTCACTTCATGAACAAAGTCCTGATATATCGATTGGAGTTACATCTAGCCAAGAAAGAGAACAGGGGGCAGGAGATCAGGGATTGATGTTTGGATTTGCCATAAATGAAACCCCCGAGTTAATGCCTTTACCAATAACCTTAGCTCATAACCTTTCATTGCGCTTATCTGAAGTAAGAAAGAAAAAAGAACTGGACTGGGTTAGACCAGACGGAAAATCCCAAGTATCGGTAATTTATGAGGACAATCGCCCCAAATCTATAGATGCTGTTGTTTTATCAACTCAACATTCTCCGGATATATCTCAAGACCAATTGACAGAAGAGATTGTAAAGTTTGTGATTAATCCTGTATGTGGCGACTGGATAACGCCGGAAACAAAAGTGTTTGTGAATCCTACTGGCAGATTTGTTATAGGTGGTCCTCCAGGTGATACAGGTTTAACTGGCAGGAAAATTATTGCAGACACATATGGAGGTATGGGCAGACACGGTGGGGGTGCCTTTTCTGGAAAGGATCCAACGAAAGTTGATAGGTCGGCCTGTTATATGGCTAGATACATTTCAAAGAATATTGTTGCTTCAGGATTGGCCACTAAATGTGAGGTTCAAATAGCATACGCAATCGGAGTAGCAAAACCTGTTTCTATAATGGTTGATACATTCAAAACTTCAAAGGTGGATGAAGAGAAAATTGAAGCAAAAGTTAAAGAAGTTTTTGATACTAGTCCTGCTGGAATAGTTAAAACGTTGGATCTGAAAAGACCAATTTACAAAAAAACTTCTGCTTACGGTCATTTTGGAAGACGTGATCCTGACTTTAACTGGGAGCAAACAGATAAGGCTGAGGTCTTAAAATCCTTGGATTGA